From the Parcubacteria group bacterium genome, the window CTCTGTGACCGCAGTAGGATCGCTATCTTCCTGCAGTACCGCTTGCTCTGCGCGATCAATATCATATAAGGTGCCATAGTCAATGACCGTTTCCGGATCATTAAACCCCGTCCGTACATGATTATTTATTACCCTTTTGGCGATTGCGCCCACAAGAAATGCTACAACAAAAAGAAAAATCAAGTTCCCACGAGAAAACCTCTTTTTTTCTCCCATAATCGATAAAATTACAAAAAAAACGATTTGATCCTACCCGCAAAATTATTATCATTAACGCTAGCATAATTAATTCGCATATGCAACTTGACATATGCGTTTTTTGTGATTTCTGTTTTTTTGGGATATTTCCCTTTCTATGCTAAAAAAGTTTCTGCACCGATGCATCAAGTGCGTGATTTACCAATGAATCAGCAACCGTGTTTTGCGCACGTGGCACGTGATGGAATGTTACCGCACCAAAATCAAGCACGCCGTTCCACACAGTGATAAAATACTTTTGCATAGTGGGTTTGGTGATCTTGTATTCATGACGCAATTGCTTTACGACCAATTCGCTATCCAATCTGCAGATGACATGCGTATTTTTTGCCTTTTGCGATCCGAGAAGCGCTTTGCATTTTTTGAGTGCAAAGATCAATGCCTGATATTCCGCATCGTTATTAGTTGCATCTCCAATCGTTTCACCATAACGCTTATCATACGTTTTGATCCACACACCAATTGCCGCCGGTCCTGGATTTCCCCGTGAACCACCGTCCGTGTATACAATAATCTCTTCCATAAAAAATCCTTTAAATATTTTACTCGCATTTCATTATATCATTATTTGCATTTTTTACTACACAAAAAATGAAAACCGCTTCGTTGTCGTTACAACAAAGCGGTTTTTTGAGGAGAATTCCCCAATGAATCATTTTAAAGGGATCTGAATGCATACATCCGTCCCCAGACCGGCACCGCGACTTGATATAGTGATTGTCCCTCCACACACATTTTCAATGGCTTTTTTGCAATATGCAAGACCAATACCCGATCCGCAACGACCTTTTGTTGAAAATCCACAATCAAACACATGCGGTAAAGTGTCTGCGGAAATTCCCACACCATTATCAATAACATCAATAGTGACTTGACCATCTTCTTCATAGACATTGATCCATACATAGGGATCCGTTATGCTTTCGCCAAGCGCATCAATCGAATTAATGATTGCGTTGAGCATGACGCGTGTATAGATTCCGGCGTTTTGTGAGACAACAACACGTGATTCTTCACATCGATCTCTTTGAAACCGGATATTTTGTTCAGATAGACCACGACTGCTACATGCACCCTTAAGCGCGCTGGAAATAATATCTTCGAAATTTCTTACACATGCAA encodes:
- a CDS encoding HAMP domain-containing sensor histidine kinase — translated: MDETLISARMVGMACSAKDAQDTSSTSEKPVNKITLLTYLVWGIERMSKVAQELLTPHGERGKEKINEMYGIIGKVVEQVSLLCDPDIGIFTKYDIHDINNAITGLSGQHQMYKLCKRKLSQDDLHNVLACAEILRQVIVVRMYSSNDVACVRNFEDIISSALKGACSSRGLSEQNIRFQRDRCEESRVVVSQNAGIYTRVMLNAIINSIDALGESITDPYVWINVYEEDGQVTIDVIDNGVGISADTLPHVFDCGFSTKGRCGSGIGLAYCKKAIENVCGGTITISSRGAGLGTDVCIQIPLK
- a CDS encoding ribonuclease HI family protein, which encodes MEEIIVYTDGGSRGNPGPAAIGVWIKTYDKRYGETIGDATNNDAEYQALIFALKKCKALLGSQKAKNTHVICRLDSELVVKQLRHEYKITKPTMQKYFITVWNGVLDFGAVTFHHVPRAQNTVADSLVNHALDASVQKLF